In the Phaseolus vulgaris cultivar G19833 chromosome 7, P. vulgaris v2.0, whole genome shotgun sequence genome, one interval contains:
- the LOC137828872 gene encoding transcription repressor OFP13: MGKKALKLPSLFKTKEAPRKHHQQQHLLNSHHHHHSWQFIPSCGHSKTLSFRDDIFKTVNSVFFDPSESAIETPKSWFTTSSESASISTESEDYYYCDGESLEMLVRGVRSERLFFEPGDTSSILEKAKARGFPFKESVVLAMESEDPYEDFKRSMEEMVESHGVRDWEGLEELLTWYLKVNGRNNHGFIVGAFVDLLFSLAASNTSNSCSDSTAYSSAISSFASSPLCDEIVEHGNDDAVTS, translated from the coding sequence ATGGGAAAGAAAGCTTTGAAACTTCCCTCCCTTTTCAAAACCAAAGAAGCACCAAGAAAGCATCATCAGCAGCAGCATCTTCTTAAcagtcatcatcatcatcattcatGGCAATTCATACCCTCTTGTGGCCACTCCAAGACTCTCTCTTTCCGAGATGACATCTTCAAGACAGTTAACTCCGTGTTCTTCGACCCTTCAGAGAGTGCCATCGAAACTCCCAAGTCATGGTTCACTACCTCATCTGAATCTGCCAGCATCTCAACAGAGTCAGAAGACTACTACTACTGTGATGGGGAGTCTTTGGAGATGTTGGTGCGTGGGGTGAGATCAGAGAGGCTTTTCTTCGAGCCAGGTGACACAAGCTCCATCTTGGAAAAGGCCAAGGCCAGAGGGTTTCCCTTCAAAGAAAGTGTGGTTCTTGCCATGGAGTCAGAAGACCCTTATGAGGATTTCAAGAGATCAATGGAGGAGATGGTTGAGTCTCATGGAGTGAGGGATTGGGAGGGCTTGGAGGAGCTTTTGACTTGGTATCTCAAGGTCAATGGTAGGAACAATCACGGATTCATAGTGGGTGCTTTTGTGGATTTGCTCTTTAGTTTAGCAGCTTCTAACACTTCTAACTCTTGTTCTGATTCAACTGCATATTCTTCTGCTATTTCTTCTTTTGCTTCTTCTCCCTTGTGTGATGAGATTGTTGAGCATGGGAATGATGATGCTGTAACATCTTAG